One segment of Acropora muricata isolate sample 2 chromosome 8, ASM3666990v1, whole genome shotgun sequence DNA contains the following:
- the LOC136926697 gene encoding uncharacterized protein, with protein MQFHSPTINHSLARHAIGNVWVTSEIACESACFAEDDCMSVNFGPQNQEGKHLCELSESDHEISPQDLRQRAGFLYKAVENSCSSSPCPPHYKCQTGFTSKGYRCQENWKKVDQTICFQPRGDTHGDFTIKESGVIHTFKLVHQKGTISCYPKTKRNYWGCLHRSYGDRTLVTVITFTNDTVLPLADYARNTGPPCGYYSYKIEGLGVHSKELVFNPLPTSLRVKTGQKFRVWYGGDLVNCGEKTNEGETCADVYAWYA; from the exons ATGCAGTTCCATTCTCCCACGATCAACCACTCTCTGGCTCGTCACGCCATTGGAAATGTGTGGGTAACATCGGAAATCGCATGCGAGTCAGCTTGTTTCGCTGAAGACGACTGTATGTCAGTTAACTTTGGACCACAAAACCAGGAAGGCAAACATTTGTGCGAATTAAGCGAATCAGATCACGAAATAAGCCCACAAGATCTAAGGCAAAGGGCAGGTTTCCTTTACAAAGCTGTGGAG AACTCCTGCTCCAGCAGCCCGTGTCCGCCACACTACAAATGTCAAACAGGATTTACTAGTAAAGGATATCGCTGCCAAG aaaattggaaaaaggTCGACCAAACCATCTGCTTTCAACCCCGAGGTGACACGCATGGCGACTTTACCATTAAAGAAAGCGGCGTGATTCACACTTTCAAACTTGTTCACCAAAAAGGAACTATTAGTTGTTATCCCAAAACGAAAAGGAATTATTGGGGCTGCCTGCACAGAAGTTACGGAGACAGAACTCTGGTCACTGTTATAACATTTACAAACGACACTGTTCTCCCGCTAGCCGATTACGCGAGGAATACAGGACCTCCTTGCGGTTATTATTCCTACAAGATAGAAGGCCTGGGTGTCCACTCCAAGGAGCTTGTATTCAATCCTCTGCCAACGTCTCTACGGGTGAAAACCGGGCAAAAGTTTCGTGTCTGGTATGGAGGCGATTTAGTTAATTGCGGGGAAAAAACTAACGAAGGCGAGACATGCGCTGATGTTTATGCGTGGTATGCTTGA